The genome window TATACTTCTTTCCTACCCCAACTTCACCAGTTCCAGGCTGAATCTATCGCCTTCGCCGACGACCTCGTAATCTTTTCTCGCAACTCCAACCTCTCCTCTTGTTTGGAATCTGTAGAAGAAGCAACCAATTCCATAGCCAATCATCAATCTGCCAGAAACCTTGAAATCTCCCCTGAAAAATCTCACCTAATCATCTTTTCTAAAAAACACTTCATCCCTTCCGACCACCACATCTCTATCAACGACACTCTCATTCAAGCCAAAGAAACCACCAAATTTCTTGGGGTCACCTTGGATTTCCGGTTCTCCTTCTCCCCTCACATCTCAGCCTTAACCAGTAAATGTACCAAAGTTATTTCACTCATCAAATCCCTCAGAAAAACCTGGTATCGGGCACACCCCAATAATCTCATCACCTTCTACAGAGGTCTAATTCGGAGCTCCATAGAATATGACAGTCACATTCTTCGGTACTCAAACTTCTCTCACTTCGACAAACTCAACAAGCTTCAATACAAAGCCCTCCGTTTTGCTATTGGTCTTAGAAATTCTACCCCCACGAACGTTATCCTTGCTGAAGCTGCTGAACCCCCTCTAAATCTACGTCATTTCCCAACTTTCGAATAGGTATATGGCTAAATGTTTCTCCCAATCACTCCATCCTGCTCTCGACATGCTCGCCTCCCTACACTCGATTCTTTCTAGGAAAAACTCCAACATCCATAACATAAAAACTGATTTCCCCATTTACCGCTCGTACACCAAACTCTTACAGCACAAGCACCGAATTCACTCCCACTCCCTAGCTAACCCTTACCAATTTCCGTTCTCTCTCATCAATTCCCCGCCTCTAATCAACACTTCCATTGGCCATTCTTTAAAGAATGCCAAAAACATAACTACCACCCTGTCTGATGAGTTatctaagaacaattttgacctCCACACTCAAATTTACACTGATGGGTCGAAAACACGTGAGGGCTCCTATGTGGCCTTTGCAGTCGTTGTCCCCTCTAAAGATACCGTCATCAAACACAAGATAACTTCTTATGCCTCGATTTTTACAGCGAAAGCCCTAGCCTTATTAACTTCCCTCCAAACCATTGATTCCCTTAAAATCGAATGCTCCGTTATCCTCTCAGACTCCCTCAGCGTTCTGACAGCCCTATCCCATCTTTCAAACCAAAAATCTTCCTCTCACATAGTCTATGAAATCCTCAAACTCTACTCAAATCTCTCCCTCAATGGATACCACATCTCTCTCATCTGGATTCCCTCCCACGCGGGAATCCCAGGCAATGAATTAGCTGATCGTCACGCCAAAGAGGCCACTACCAACGGCATCTTTCATAACACCTGCATCCCCCACTCTGACTTCAGAGAATCTTTCTCGAGGAGCCTGAAAGCCAAAACCGCCAAACTCCTCAGAACCCAAAGCATCCGTAAAGGCTCCCTCTACTTTAAACACTTCTACAAAGGTTTTCACCCACCCCCCTGGTTCCACTCCTTAGGTATTGACAGACCCCAAATCTCCTCAATCTCTAGAATGAGATCCAACCATTTCAACCTCAACGACAGCCTCTTCCGCAAAAATATAGTCAACTCTCCACTCTGTAAATGTCACCTTCCCGAAACCCTATCACATATTTTCTGGTTCTGAACACACCCCCTTTGTGAAAGCCctgaaaaagttaaaaatttcctcattcaaCATCCTAAAGCTCATCTCTCACCCAAGCACCAAAGTTGCCTTCCTCATTCACAACTACTTAAAATCTATCCACAAATCAGTCTAACCATTGTATCTGAAATGGGTAGAAAGAAATGCCATCGGTCTCTTCGAAGTAATCTTTCATCAGCAAAGACAATTCAGCAAATTAATCGCAGGGAGGTTAATCAGCATTGGGAAAGGTTACTCAGATGTGACTATTCTAAAGTGCCAATTGTTTACTCTATCAGTATTTTTAATAGTTCAATCATTGAGAGAGGTCGAAGACATTTAGATGAATCAATGGAGAAAACTTGTCTCCCAGAAAATTTGAGTTTATTAGTTTTTTACATCTCTTGGCAAAGTTTCTCATCCCTAAGATCTTGTGACAATGCTCTCCACGCTCATTGTACTGCTATTCTCATTAACCATTTGTTGAATTTCAAGTATGCAACGATCCTACATACACCACGAGACTATGGGAAAGTTATCTggaaattttctcgatttatGGAAAAGATTCAGCGCCTCGAAGAGATGAAGACAACGCCAACAACACCACGTGCATCAGCGATACAGCAGTTTGTCGAGTGGTTGCAAAGTCATGGAGCGAAAATTGAAGGtgtcagcatcactgaatttGCAGGCTTCGCAGGACCTTGGGATCAGAGCTGACAAAGATTATCATGCGAATGAACTGGTATGGGAGATTCCTAGAGAAGTCATTTTTAGTATTGAGACTGCTGCTCCAGAACTATCTTCCATCATGAATGACCAATTAATCAAAACATGCCACAAGTCGCCCTGGCTATTGCTCTCCTGGTAGAAAAGCACAAGGATAGTTCGAAGTGGAAACCTTATCAGGACATATACTTTTAGGAATACATTAAGATTAATTATTGTATTGTTACTGTAAACTAACTTTTATGAAACAAGTGGCAATGTATTTTGATCTCTCTTTAATCAGAAAAtagattcttttttattcagggCCAGACGATGATAGAGTGaattattgcaattatttGTCTTCAATGGTTGTTTTCCATTCGCCTGAATAAGaaaggacaatttttatttgatcgataattaattaaattacgatTGAAGAATGATAAATTGTCAGCTTTTGTACTTCTTAGttattgttatatttttcgtaTCAATTGAGTGCAgctattttttatacaaaaaattaatcatttgaaaaattaaaaaattatttcagttcaAACTACAATCGTTGAAATGTCactggagttgaaaaaaaattgtctatatgaaatatattgaaaaaatttagagtTCTCACTGGTATTTAGACGATTGTAAAAATTagtataaaaaatgttgatgataaaaaaaacatcttccatctttcattgtaattcgacgataatcgatggcagaagtacatgaaaatgaaaatgtgaatGAGCACCGAGACGAATATTATTAACAGTAATGggtaatgatttaaaaaaataagtgaattacatttataagaaaaaaaagtttatgaaaatatatatttatctatGTCTTCTGTGAAGATAGAAAATAGTACTCTCTCACTCTATATTGATGATatcgaaattgaattaaaaaactggACAGAGATGCAAATAAAAGTGTAATTTAGAgtcgaaagaaaaagaaatattttgaaaaatcacaatcTCGAATTGTATACATGAGACGATCTAATAGTGCAGTCAGACTTTATTGAAAAGGAATAAGAAACTATGTAAATAATGATGTTTAACGACCATGAAACATTGTTCAAGTTCCaattcaccttttttttctatcataaGAAACTTTGGTTTTTGATTATCTCAACGTGGAAAAGAAAGTAATACATTTgtgtttcctttttttaagAAGCATCCAACGATAGTAAACCACttgcgttaattttttttttttttttaggcttACCTgagtgtattttttattatatattttgtgaGAGTGTAATGCCATTTCGATAAAAGGAAACTGGGCAGAAGTTGTCCCTGGAGTAATTAACAAATTGGCTGAAACTAAATACaccgaaaaatttaaaaatttcaatttcattcacttcatatttttcctcatATCCTGGAACTGCCATATCAAAGAATTGAGCTTGATCATAAAGTATTAATGAAAAAGCAAAAGTTTTAATGAAACGGAGAAACTTAAATTCAAACAGAATATTGACGGAAAATTcgtgaataacaaaaaaatctacctGTATATTATATCATCGTAAATGAAACGAAGCGAGGATCAAAGTAATTGATTTAAtgagtaaatgaaaataattgaagtgaCGGAGAGGTAATGAGAATGGAGCAAAATGATATATCATTAATTTAGAGGTTTAAAAGTATAATAGAATTCAGTATATGTACAGTATTTGTAAAACATGTTTATAATTtgtatggaaaaataaataattgatataaaatcatccttgtattgtaattttcattacGATGCAGAAGGAAATCACCCGTCCGCTATCTATATATGAAACTTTCTGTCGCCGCCGGCCGCCAGAATCGACGGTGGCGCCTCCCACCGCCGGGATCATTACTAATATTGACGTGAACTTCTACTAAGTCGATTCCTCGTTGACCGAAACCGTCGACAAGTACCTCGGGACGCCATGCGTGACGCTGTGTGCCGTTGGCTACTCATTAATGACAATTAACTATGTCATTTAGACAGGTCGTTTGACAGTCGTTAGTCGGTGATTGTCAGACTACTTTTATCGTTTGTGATTGTCAGACTCCAACAAACGAATCCTAcacccaaaaattgaaaaaaactatttggGGACATAAAAATGGCGTTGAGTGGCGCGTCCGGGGATTGCCCCGGAGTGGGGCCTTCACCAATGGTTCTCATTTAAATATGTCATCCAATGGATTAAACGcatacgagacctcaggcttgtgcGCCTTCTGTGCCGTCTTCTGCTCGAGCCTATTTATatactttccaccagctttcttattgaCGGCTTGACGATacttcgctggagagatgtaaaagtagttgtcccagagggtttctcccccgaaactcccggcgaatattttcactggatttaaaataaatctgGGACCTATTTCTGctaatcctccatcttcagtcaggatctggTAGTTTCTGAAgtatatcctgttgtccaggacgctgaatgtgtagatgtggtcgaagaagggcttgcttttggggtggtggttgggcacaccaaatatctgggtgaACAACTCtcgcaggagggcgtagtgaggattttttgaaaagttctcatcgaaggagagaattggacgtgatccctttaggcaattgcctgtcactttcatttctcccattgtgtaaactgtgaaaattgatagtttaaataaatttgaacgtttcaaaaagttaatgaattaaaatgagaaaatgaaaaaaaaaaaagcaaaaaatcaaaacctcattggaaaatagaaattcaaagattaggacagaagtaggaaataaatttgaaaagacaatatggaattgccagattaacttactattctcaaccaAAAATTTGGCAGAGGGACCACTTTtgacatttgaaaaccacatgtaGAGATCTCTCTtcctcctcccttcgaataaaaccgcCTTGTTACAATTTTTGGCTTCGCAAATCTCGTTCACCACCTGGAGGTTCTTCTGCCTTTCCATTTTAGCTTCTGTTCGATGATGAGGCATGAGTGACTTCAAATCCTCCATCAAGTGACGGTCTCGATGATTTATCCCTCTGGACGCGAAGACCAAGACCCTTTGTCGGTTCGTCCATTTTTCCTGGAAGTAAAGAGGTGGATGAAACAGAGTGACCTTAGTTCGCTCAGCGTTATCTGCTGAATGAACCACGGAATTTGAATACATCAGATCTCAGTTTTgagtttttgaaataaaaaaatttgttttcatttcaatgataTTTTCACTCCACTGGTGTCGAGTTATAAACGATTGACAATTATCCGTTTCTCTTGCTGTATCTATCAGGAGTATGGAAGAAAGTCAACAGTTTGGATTTTATATCAGGACAACGCACTTGCATCATAAGCTCTACAATAAATTGTATGATTACATAGAAATCCTATACACTCGTCTGTTGTTTTTGTTGcattattaatgaatgttCCATCGATCTCTCAAGAGATGAATTTAGATCgaacaaaaaaactcaattccaATCTTTTCTTCTTCTGAATAATATTCCAATAATGACATCGAAATGACATGAACAACCAACCCTTTTAACTGGTGGCTCATCTGACGACCTCTTAGCAGGAAGGACTTCTCCCTCGTCCTTAGGTATTCCTTGCTtcacattttccatttccctttTCCGTTTCAGTGACTTgtttgtcatttttcaatgaaaaaaaatactcaacacTTCTAACACAATATGATTGATGTTCTGCACGTGGAGGACTTAGGATTTAGGTTAGGTTTAGGTGAACGCCTGGCGGGGAGAAAATGGCGACATGCAGACCCTAGGGTCCCCACAGTGTTAGAGAAAAATGGAGGCGGGAAAGAATAAAACTAGAGtatgaaattaacaaattctttCTTACCTTTTAATCAAGATCTAAAAtacaatatttgaaaaaacgaTGACTAGCACGCATTCGTAAATCCCTTTGTCATCTTACAAAAGTACTAAATCAatacaatattttgtttttctattcaatattGTAAACGCTAAGCACCGTACGAATGTAAATAGCAATTTCATttcgtcgttttttttttaagggaataAATGTAACAATTGTGATGGctatttcgttgatttttatgCTTATTATTTCCAAACGGTTTCTTCAAATT of Diachasmimorpha longicaudata isolate KC_UGA_2023 unplaced genomic scaffold, iyDiaLong2 ctg00000132.1, whole genome shotgun sequence contains these proteins:
- the LOC135171969 gene encoding ribosome biogenesis protein BRX1 homolog gives rise to the protein MTNKSLKRKREMENVKQGIPKDEGEVLPAKRSSDEPPVKREKWTNRQRVLVFASRGINHRDRHLMEDLKSLMPHHRTEAKMERQKNLQVVNEICEAKNCNKAVLFEGRRKRDLYMWFSNVKSGPSAKFLVENIYTMGEMKVTGNCLKGSRPILSFDENFSKNPHYALLRELFTQIFGVPNHHPKSKPFFDHIYTFSVLDNRIYFRNYQILTEDGGLAEIGPRFILNPVKIFAGSFGGETLWDNYFYISPAKYRQAVNKKAGGKYINRLEQKTAQKAHKPEVSYAFNPLDDIFK